A genomic window from Oceanobacillus timonensis includes:
- the modA gene encoding molybdate ABC transporter substrate-binding protein, with protein MKKYCVFILMFILMLFVAGCSQNTADDVELNISAAASMTESLTELTEMFAEEHPNIHISYNYGGSGSLRKQIEQGAPVDIFLSASSIDYEKLADKDNVDEGKAILTNQLVLIKPNEGDIDSLDDFIAGDQVIAVGTPDAVPAGSYAEEALQELDLWEQLEEQSRLVYTKDVTQVLILVKEGAADVGIVYASDVIDEEGVTVIQTFDSNLHSPIEYYIATLQNEEQEENVAEAKDAFYEFLSTEAANEVFENYGFQPVE; from the coding sequence ATGAAAAAGTATTGTGTGTTCATACTTATGTTTATCTTGATGTTATTTGTAGCAGGATGTTCTCAAAATACAGCAGATGATGTAGAATTAAATATTTCTGCTGCAGCTAGTATGACAGAGAGTTTAACAGAACTGACAGAAATGTTTGCAGAGGAGCACCCGAATATTCACATTTCTTATAACTATGGCGGTTCTGGTTCATTGCGAAAACAAATTGAACAAGGAGCTCCAGTAGATATTTTTCTTTCTGCGTCAAGTATTGACTATGAAAAATTAGCAGATAAGGACAACGTTGATGAAGGAAAGGCAATACTTACAAATCAACTCGTTTTAATCAAACCAAATGAAGGCGACATAGACTCTCTGGACGATTTTATAGCAGGGGATCAAGTAATTGCGGTCGGCACACCAGATGCAGTTCCAGCAGGATCTTATGCGGAAGAAGCACTGCAAGAATTAGACTTATGGGAGCAGCTGGAGGAACAAAGCCGGCTTGTATACACGAAAGATGTTACGCAGGTGCTTATATTAGTAAAAGAAGGAGCTGCTGATGTCGGAATTGTGTATGCCAGTGATGTGATTGATGAAGAGGGTGTAACGGTTATCCAGACCTTTGATTCCAATCTGCACTCTCCAATTGAGTATTATATAGCTACACTTCAAAATGAAGAACAGGAGGAGAATGTGGCAGAGGCAAAAGATGCTTTTTATGAATTTTTATCAACCGAAGCAGCTAATGAAGTATTTGAAAATTATGGGTTTCAACCTGTGGAGTAG
- the modB gene encoding molybdate ABC transporter permease subunit — MQWSWHPVELSFYVATIATIIAFLLAILSAFWIIRKDRKGKAIIETVFFLPLVLPPTVVGFFLIMIFGTNSWIGQMIEDIAGKSILFTSTAAVIAAIVVAFPLIYQSIKTGFLSVDKNIIGAAKVDGANDWATLLKITLPLSYRSLTTGAVLGFTRGFGEFGATLMFAGNIPGKTQTIPTAIYLAIETGATTLAWYYVLISIGLSFLLLFIINRMKPND; from the coding sequence ATGCAATGGTCATGGCATCCTGTTGAGTTATCATTTTATGTAGCAACAATAGCAACAATAATTGCATTCCTTTTAGCCATTTTATCTGCCTTTTGGATAATTCGTAAAGATAGAAAAGGAAAGGCGATCATAGAGACGGTCTTTTTTTTGCCATTGGTGCTGCCGCCGACAGTTGTAGGTTTTTTTCTTATCATGATATTCGGTACAAATAGTTGGATTGGTCAGATGATAGAGGATATAGCCGGCAAGAGTATATTATTTACATCGACAGCAGCTGTCATTGCAGCAATTGTTGTCGCATTTCCGTTGATTTACCAATCTATCAAAACAGGATTTTTATCGGTCGATAAAAATATTATTGGAGCTGCCAAAGTAGATGGTGCAAATGATTGGGCCACACTTCTAAAGATAACCCTTCCGCTGTCGTATCGCTCACTTACCACGGGAGCGGTACTCGGATTTACAAGGGGATTCGGCGAGTTCGGTGCCACATTGATGTTTGCTGGAAATATACCTGGGAAAACCCAAACGATTCCGACAGCGATTTATTTGGCAATAGAAACAGGAGCAACGACGCTTGCTTGGTATTATGTTTTAATTAGTATTGGTTTATCTTTTTTATTGCTGTTTATCATTAATCGAATGAAACCAAATGATTAA
- a CDS encoding PLP-dependent aminotransferase family protein, producing the protein MIFFNIDKNDKSAHIYQQIYHELKKSILAHKIPANEKLPSKRKLADTLRVSINSVTNAYEQLIEEGYIYTLERKGYFVENITQFNHRNNTENLQIPSDLKEKEIDREGWLSLSHMTADTSMFPFKEWIKSQNKAIKNHKDELSEISHPQGPYLVRKTIARMIALTRGVVCEPEQIVIGTGTQPLIRQLMQMQINNTKIAVENPGYSRIYSLLRNMKFDVSAVPLDKKGIQVEAIESINPQFLFITPSHQFPTGIIMPISRRIELLNWAALSQNRYIIEDDYDSEFKYGTDNIPSLQSLDRNQRVIYSGTFSKTLLPSLRISYIVLPPDLLRAYRCHYADWIQGSNSLSLFTLHYFIESGEYAKHMKRMNHHYEIKRKALINELQLRFKEDISIKDVPAGLHFLAQLKTTKGYKEIEAKAHLEKLEIYTLRRFMLGSELADTNIIKLVVGFARIENEEITEAVDRLYRIIT; encoded by the coding sequence ATGATTTTTTTTAACATCGACAAAAACGATAAATCAGCCCATATATATCAACAAATCTATCATGAATTGAAAAAAAGTATATTAGCACATAAAATACCGGCAAATGAAAAATTACCTTCCAAACGAAAGTTAGCAGATACATTGCGTGTCAGTATTAATTCTGTCACAAATGCCTATGAACAGTTAATTGAAGAAGGTTATATATATACCTTGGAAAGAAAAGGATACTTCGTTGAAAATATTACTCAATTTAACCATCGCAACAACACGGAGAACTTGCAAATACCCAGTGATTTGAAAGAAAAAGAGATAGATAGGGAAGGATGGCTCTCCCTCTCTCATATGACTGCCGACACATCAATGTTTCCTTTTAAAGAATGGATAAAAAGTCAAAATAAGGCAATTAAAAACCATAAAGATGAACTTTCTGAGATTTCCCATCCCCAAGGGCCATATCTGGTAAGAAAAACAATCGCTCGTATGATCGCACTCACCCGGGGTGTAGTATGTGAACCCGAACAAATTGTCATCGGTACGGGGACCCAACCCCTTATTCGTCAATTAATGCAAATGCAAATAAATAATACCAAAATAGCTGTAGAGAATCCCGGATATTCTCGTATCTATTCTTTGTTAAGAAATATGAAATTTGACGTGTCTGCCGTACCATTGGATAAAAAAGGTATACAAGTAGAGGCAATTGAATCTATCAATCCTCAATTTTTATTTATCACACCATCCCATCAATTTCCAACTGGAATCATTATGCCGATTTCCCGTCGTATAGAACTTTTAAATTGGGCGGCTCTTTCGCAAAATAGATATATTATCGAGGACGATTATGACAGTGAATTTAAATATGGTACAGATAATATTCCATCGTTACAAAGTTTAGATCGCAATCAGCGCGTCATCTATAGCGGTACTTTTTCCAAAACACTGCTACCTAGTTTACGCATCAGTTATATCGTACTGCCCCCTGATTTACTAAGGGCATACCGTTGTCATTATGCAGACTGGATACAAGGGAGTAATTCACTCAGTCTATTTACATTACATTATTTTATAGAGAGCGGAGAATATGCTAAACACATGAAACGAATGAATCACCATTATGAAATAAAGAGGAAAGCTCTCATAAACGAACTTCAATTGCGGTTTAAAGAAGACATAAGTATTAAAGATGTACCTGCTGGTCTTCATTTTCTCGCGCAATTGAAGACAACAAAAGGATACAAAGAAATTGAAGCAAAAGCACACCTCGAAAAACTTGAAATCTACACACTACGGAGATTTATGCTTGGTAGTGAACTAGCAGACACAAATATAATTAAGTTGGTAGTAGGTTTTGCCAGGATAGAAAATGAAGAGATTACGGAAGCCGTGGATAGGTTGTATCGAATTATTACATAA